In Acinetobacter sp. TGL-Y2, a genomic segment contains:
- a CDS encoding efflux RND transporter periplasmic adaptor subunit: MMSAKLWAPALTACALATSIALVGCSDKPEGAEQAAAAQKMPPTEVGVIVAQPQGVEQTVELSGRTSAYQISEVRPQASGVVLKRLFAEGSFVREGQPLYEIDANTNRANLDSAKASLIRQQANLNAFRVKADRYRQLVGINAVSKQEYDDLQAQVKLAQADVAASEAAVKNAQINLGYSTVRSPISGQSGRSSVTAGALVTANQADALVTIQQLDPIYVDINQSSAELLRLRQQLSKGSIDRSNNTKVRLKLEDGSLYPVEGQLAFSDASVNPDTGTITVRAVFSNPSQLLLPGMYATAQIVQGVIPNAILVPQAAITRTPTGQATAMVVNAKNVVETRQIETAGVQGKDWIVTKGLQTGEKVIVDGVAKVKDGATVVAKPYQAQPAAAQGTQPAAPAAAQKPAEAAKPETEQKSTSNT, from the coding sequence ATGATGTCGGCAAAGCTTTGGGCTCCTGCCCTCACTGCTTGTGCTCTTGCAACAAGTATTGCACTTGTAGGTTGTAGCGATAAACCTGAAGGTGCTGAGCAAGCTGCAGCAGCCCAGAAAATGCCACCCACTGAAGTAGGTGTCATTGTTGCTCAACCCCAAGGTGTTGAACAAACCGTTGAGCTTTCAGGGAGAACATCTGCATATCAAATTTCAGAAGTTCGCCCACAAGCCAGCGGTGTCGTTCTTAAACGTCTCTTTGCAGAAGGCAGTTTTGTTCGTGAAGGACAGCCTCTGTATGAAATTGATGCCAACACCAACCGTGCAAACTTAGACAGTGCTAAAGCATCACTGATTCGTCAGCAAGCTAATTTGAATGCATTTCGCGTTAAAGCGGATCGTTATCGTCAACTTGTGGGCATTAATGCCGTATCAAAACAAGAATATGATGACTTACAAGCGCAAGTAAAATTGGCACAAGCAGACGTTGCTGCATCTGAAGCAGCTGTTAAAAATGCTCAAATTAATTTGGGTTATTCAACCGTTCGCTCCCCTATTTCAGGTCAATCAGGTCGTTCATCTGTGACTGCTGGTGCATTGGTGACAGCCAATCAAGCCGATGCTTTGGTCACGATTCAACAACTTGATCCAATTTATGTTGATATTAATCAATCCAGTGCGGAGCTGCTTCGTTTACGTCAGCAGTTAAGCAAAGGCAGTATTGATCGTAGCAACAATACCAAAGTACGATTAAAACTTGAAGATGGCAGCCTTTATCCAGTAGAAGGTCAACTTGCGTTTTCTGATGCAAGCGTCAACCCAGATACAGGGACGATTACAGTTCGTGCTGTTTTCTCAAACCCAAGCCAATTGTTGCTTCCGGGTATGTATGCCACTGCACAAATTGTGCAAGGTGTTATTCCAAATGCAATTTTGGTTCCGCAAGCTGCGATTACACGTACGCCAACGGGTCAAGCGACTGCAATGGTGGTCAATGCCAAGAATGTGGTTGAAACCCGTCAAATTGAAACTGCGGGCGTTCAAGGCAAAGACTGGATTGTAACCAAAGGCTTACAAACTGGCGAAAAAGTAATTGTTGATGGTGTAGCGAAAGTCAAAGACGGTGCAACTGTCGTTGCAAAGCCTTACCAAGCTCAGCCAGCAGCGGCACAAGGTACTCAACCGGCTGCTCCTGCTGCTGCGCAAAAACCGGCAGAAGCTGCAAAGCCTGAAACTGAACAAAAATCTACTTCAAATACATAA
- a CDS encoding phosphatase PAP2 family protein — protein MPYTFIFIGCLGLTISSIGIYIPFIQQLDTSAIGWISQHRTTLFDDVAMFLSYVGGLPVMLLFFGIWCVQLIRSKKRTSSLFIFLGLIGGSIIGWILKYLFDRPRPDSIYQMVETYGAAFPSAHSLYAAVLSCLIMFIFYKHKHARLITFFACLWAVSMGFSRVYLGAHYPTDVIAGWSIALIWVAWLWLHFAQNISKQNKLFLEKI, from the coding sequence ATGCCTTACACATTCATATTTATAGGTTGTTTAGGACTCACGATAAGTAGTATTGGAATCTATATTCCCTTTATACAACAACTAGATACATCTGCAATTGGATGGATAAGTCAGCATCGTACTACGCTTTTTGATGATGTCGCAATGTTCTTATCTTATGTTGGCGGATTGCCAGTCATGCTGTTGTTCTTTGGAATATGGTGCGTTCAGCTAATCCGATCAAAAAAACGGACATCCAGTCTATTTATTTTTCTAGGTCTTATTGGTGGCTCAATCATTGGATGGATACTGAAGTATCTATTTGATCGACCTCGTCCCGATTCAATTTATCAGATGGTAGAAACCTATGGTGCAGCATTTCCAAGTGCCCATAGTCTTTATGCAGCAGTACTATCTTGTTTGATTATGTTTATATTTTATAAACATAAACATGCAAGATTAATTACATTCTTCGCCTGCTTATGGGCAGTTAGCATGGGTTTTTCAAGAGTTTATCTTGGTGCACATTATCCAACTGACGTCATAGCAGGATGGAGTATAGCTTTGATCTGGGTTGCGTGGCTGTGGTTACACTTTGCACAAAACATATCTAAGCAAAACAAATTATTTTTAGAGAAAATCTAA
- a CDS encoding site-specific recombinase: MHINFNDLFVNMQEQLDQPRAVPDENLLIELVARLRPEDSYNTEEIKKKFQALIQALLITPTAANTFQAYLVTLINRYKQTSIYADSGILSLDGFWNQLGQRLGAHFLPLLVDETDLKDLVFRVFAYRSDRYWLENIEDEQWIQFFQILNQNHGHLDAKLGIKRDMIKAITVLSYRISGIGLYPEFINAQPELTEYESPFLVQNREIVEFIEAYKKQHRDAEALSALIPPDADQALVMIDQCRGVVMKIRRATKRIGVSLSLTYLLSLLEQCLDRIEILLNILTEQGKTQYLALAELTQDLVAAHYVENSVRELLKTNSELIALQVTENASKTGEHYVSTDKSGFLGMYKSAAGAGVIIATMATLKILTARLTLAPLMQAFMFSMNYSLGFMLIHVLHFTVATKQPAMTAAALASTVQHRKGSKTTQIAELASLIINIIRTQFVAILGNISIAIPTAALITMFWQYGLDEPLLNHSKASHVLHSLNPFTSLAIPHAAIAGVCLFFSGLIAGYFDNMAVYRKVGPRLKAHYKLEKLMGQERLHKFANYIERNLGALAGNFLFGIMLGSMGTIGFILGLPLDIRHIAFASANFIQGLLSINGSPEIGLIIVSFLGVLLIGLTNLFVSFSLTIIVALRARRVRFEQWKPLAKLVFTHFVTRPMDFFWPPKQPLQVEDGNSTNQKANH, from the coding sequence ATGCATATTAATTTTAATGACCTGTTTGTCAACATGCAGGAACAGCTCGATCAACCGCGCGCTGTTCCAGATGAAAATTTACTGATCGAATTGGTCGCACGTCTTCGGCCTGAAGACAGTTACAACACTGAAGAAATCAAAAAAAAGTTTCAGGCGCTGATTCAAGCTCTACTGATTACACCAACCGCAGCCAACACCTTCCAAGCGTATTTGGTTACATTGATCAATCGCTATAAACAAACCAGTATTTATGCAGATAGCGGCATTTTATCCTTAGACGGTTTCTGGAATCAGTTGGGTCAGCGATTAGGCGCTCACTTTTTGCCACTTTTGGTCGATGAAACAGATCTCAAAGATTTGGTGTTTCGAGTGTTTGCTTATCGAAGTGATCGGTATTGGCTTGAAAATATTGAAGATGAGCAGTGGATTCAGTTTTTTCAAATTTTAAATCAAAATCATGGTCATCTTGATGCAAAGCTTGGCATTAAGCGCGATATGATCAAAGCCATTACGGTACTGTCATATCGTATTAGTGGTATTGGTTTATATCCCGAATTCATTAATGCACAGCCTGAACTGACTGAATATGAATCACCTTTTTTGGTACAAAACCGAGAAATTGTCGAGTTCATTGAAGCTTATAAGAAACAGCACCGCGATGCAGAAGCTCTAAGCGCCCTGATTCCACCCGATGCAGATCAAGCGTTGGTGATGATTGATCAGTGCCGTGGAGTGGTGATGAAAATCCGCCGCGCAACCAAACGCATCGGCGTCAGTCTTAGCCTGACCTATCTGCTGTCATTACTCGAGCAATGTTTAGATCGAATCGAAATCTTGCTGAATATTTTGACTGAACAAGGAAAAACGCAATATCTAGCTTTAGCGGAGTTGACCCAAGACTTGGTTGCTGCCCACTATGTTGAAAATAGTGTACGTGAACTGCTCAAAACCAACAGTGAATTAATCGCACTTCAGGTGACCGAAAATGCCAGTAAAACAGGTGAGCACTACGTAAGTACAGACAAGTCTGGTTTCTTGGGTATGTACAAGTCGGCCGCAGGTGCGGGTGTGATTATTGCCACCATGGCGACCTTAAAGATATTAACGGCGCGTCTGACTTTAGCACCACTAATGCAAGCATTCATGTTCAGCATGAACTATTCGCTTGGTTTTATGTTGATTCATGTATTGCACTTTACCGTTGCAACCAAACAACCCGCAATGACTGCGGCTGCACTCGCATCGACTGTACAACACCGTAAAGGCTCTAAAACCACTCAAATTGCTGAACTTGCTTCCTTGATTATTAATATCATTCGAACGCAGTTTGTGGCTATTTTAGGAAATATTTCGATCGCAATTCCAACCGCGGCGCTCATCACGATGTTTTGGCAATATGGTTTGGATGAGCCTTTGTTGAATCATTCGAAAGCCTCACACGTATTGCACAGTCTAAACCCCTTTACTTCTTTAGCCATTCCACATGCAGCGATTGCCGGTGTATGTCTATTCTTTTCAGGTTTAATTGCAGGCTATTTTGACAATATGGCGGTTTACCGTAAAGTCGGTCCGCGCTTAAAAGCCCACTACAAGCTCGAAAAACTCATGGGGCAAGAAAGACTGCATAAGTTTGCAAACTATATAGAACGTAATTTAGGGGCCTTGGCGGGTAATTTCCTGTTCGGTATCATGCTCGGTAGTATGGGTACGATTGGCTTTATTTTGGGCCTACCTCTAGATATTCGTCATATTGCCTTTGCTTCAGCCAACTTTATTCAAGGCCTGCTCAGCATTAATGGTTCTCCCGAAATTGGTTTAATTATTGTATCTTTCTTGGGTGTGTTACTGATTGGTCTCACGAACCTTTTCGTAAGCTTTAGTTTGACCATTATTGTGGCGCTACGTGCCCGCCGTGTTCGCTTTGAACAATGGAAACCTTTGGCCAAATTGGTGTTTACCCACTTTGTGACCCGCCCTATGGATTTCTTTTGGCCACCGAAACAGCCCTTACAAGTTGAGGATGGTAATTCTACAAATCAAAAAGCAAATCATTAA
- the sdsA gene encoding All-trans-nonaprenyl-diphosphate synthase → MTIDFKQDILAPVATDFAAMDTLINEGISSKIALVMSVSKHVVEAGGKRMRPIMCLLAARACGETDLKNAQKLAAIIEMLHTATLVHDDVVDESGLRRGRPTANATWNNQTAVLVGDFLISRAFDLLVDLNDMVLLKDFSTGTCEIAEGEVLQLQSQHQPDTDEATYLDIIHGKTSRLFELATEGAAILTGKHEYREALRSYAGHFGNAFQIIDDILDYTSNADTLGKNIGDDLMEGKPTLPLIAALKNTTGEDHQLIRKSITTGGTQDLERVIRIVHDSGALAYCHKRAVEETEAALNALNQLPQSIYRQALIDLARLALHRIQ, encoded by the coding sequence ATGACCATCGATTTTAAGCAAGATATTCTCGCGCCTGTTGCTACAGACTTTGCTGCGATGGACACTTTAATTAATGAAGGGATTAGCTCAAAAATTGCATTGGTCATGTCGGTCAGTAAGCATGTAGTTGAAGCTGGTGGTAAACGTATGCGTCCGATCATGTGTCTTTTGGCGGCGCGTGCTTGCGGTGAAACCGACCTGAAAAATGCGCAAAAGCTTGCTGCAATTATTGAAATGCTACATACCGCAACGTTGGTCCATGATGATGTTGTGGATGAGTCTGGTTTGAGACGTGGTCGTCCTACGGCAAATGCCACATGGAACAATCAAACGGCGGTGTTGGTCGGAGATTTTCTGATCTCGCGTGCTTTTGATTTGTTGGTCGATTTAAACGACATGGTTTTGCTCAAAGACTTCTCAACGGGCACCTGTGAAATTGCTGAAGGTGAAGTTCTACAACTCCAGTCTCAGCACCAGCCCGACACCGATGAAGCCACTTATCTGGATATTATTCATGGCAAGACCTCTCGTCTTTTTGAACTTGCGACAGAAGGTGCTGCCATTTTAACGGGCAAACATGAGTACCGCGAGGCACTGCGTAGTTATGCTGGACACTTTGGTAATGCCTTCCAAATTATTGATGATATTTTAGATTACACCTCTAACGCAGATACGTTAGGTAAGAATATCGGAGATGATTTAATGGAAGGTAAACCCACCCTGCCTTTAATTGCTGCGTTAAAAAATACCACAGGCGAAGATCATCAATTGATTCGTAAAAGTATCACCACGGGCGGCACACAAGATTTAGAGCGTGTGATTCGCATCGTACATGACTCAGGTGCCCTTGCGTATTGTCATAAACGTGCGGTTGAGGAAACAGAGGCTGCCTTGAATGCATTAAACCAACTTCCGCAAAGCATTTATCGCCAAGCGCTGATTGATTTAGCGCGACTTGCTTTACATCGAATCCAATAA
- the rplU gene encoding 50S ribosomal protein L21 — protein sequence MYAVIQTGGKQHRVIEGETLKVELLKAETGSTITFDDVLMLVNGESIQIGAPVVAGATVTAEVVSHGRHDKIRIVKMRRRKHYRKQQGHRQWFTELKITTISG from the coding sequence ATGTACGCAGTTATCCAAACCGGTGGTAAACAACACCGTGTTATTGAGGGTGAAACCCTTAAAGTAGAATTGTTAAAAGCTGAAACTGGTTCAACAATTACGTTTGATGACGTGTTGATGCTAGTGAATGGCGAAAGCATTCAAATTGGTGCTCCAGTTGTTGCTGGTGCTACAGTAACTGCTGAAGTAGTTAGCCACGGTCGTCACGACAAAATCCGTATTGTTAAAATGCGTCGTCGTAAGCACTACCGTAAACAACAAGGTCACCGTCAATGGTTTACCGAGTTGAAAATTACGACTATTTCAGGCTAA
- the rpmA gene encoding 50S ribosomal protein L27, producing MATKKAGGSTRNGRDSNPKMLGVKMFGGQSVTAGNIIVRQRGTEFHAGPNVGMGRDHTLFATADGVIKFEVKGQFGRRYVSVETV from the coding sequence ATGGCTACTAAAAAAGCTGGTGGATCGACACGTAACGGTCGTGACTCGAACCCTAAAATGTTAGGCGTTAAAATGTTCGGTGGTCAATCTGTGACTGCTGGTAACATCATCGTTCGTCAACGTGGTACTGAATTCCACGCTGGTCCAAACGTTGGCATGGGCCGTGACCATACTTTATTTGCGACCGCTGATGGCGTGATCAAATTCGAAGTGAAAGGTCAATTTGGCCGTCGTTATGTATCTGTTGAAACTGTATAA
- the lolA gene encoding outer membrane lipoprotein chaperone LolA, which produces MNMLRKTMSAVAMSTVMLAPVISTSILAAPTAATEQQATANLVKQLNGIKSITANFEQSTKTTAGSKAPQKKGLSAQHMNQTFKGVMKVARPGKFYWETTSPAKQTIVTTGKMVWIYDPDLQQAIRQNLDEQVANTPALLLSGNTNQIMQSYRVTQPNKGKTYYTLFPKQNDGAFQSLTISFGANKAPSLMILEDSLGQTTYVRFNNVKVNPSLSDTTFNFTPPKGTDIIDQ; this is translated from the coding sequence ATGAATATGCTTCGTAAAACCATGAGTGCAGTAGCAATGAGTACGGTGATGCTTGCACCAGTGATCAGCACGAGTATTTTGGCAGCACCTACTGCGGCAACAGAACAACAGGCAACCGCAAATTTGGTGAAACAGTTAAATGGTATTAAAAGCATTACGGCTAATTTTGAGCAAAGCACAAAAACCACTGCTGGCAGTAAAGCACCTCAGAAAAAAGGCTTAAGTGCCCAGCACATGAACCAAACCTTTAAAGGTGTAATGAAAGTGGCACGTCCAGGTAAATTTTACTGGGAAACCACATCACCTGCGAAACAAACTATTGTGACCACAGGTAAAATGGTTTGGATTTATGATCCAGACTTACAGCAAGCCATTCGTCAAAACTTAGATGAACAAGTGGCAAATACACCTGCACTGCTTTTGTCGGGCAATACCAATCAAATTATGCAGTCTTACCGTGTGACTCAGCCCAACAAAGGTAAAACGTATTACACCTTGTTCCCGAAACAAAATGATGGTGCTTTTCAAAGCTTAACCATTAGTTTTGGTGCCAATAAAGCACCAAGTTTAATGATCTTGGAAGACTCATTGGGTCAAACCACCTACGTGCGCTTTAATAATGTGAAGGTCAATCCAAGCTTGTCAGATACGACCTTTAATTTCACTCCACCGAAGGGCACAGACATTATTGATCAATAA
- a CDS encoding RsiV family protein — MVTACQPKADAPSDKKSENVSSSQQQKNLSPYIESKSIVLTPKQSQSCDEAGCTRYDFQTVQTNHAWINQYFLDRIQKIEPLAFENVKNATAETVDEKQLNESSIVVRYVGQNQNLATFELLTYSYSAGAAHGMYHKEYVNFDLKNKKRIALQDLIASGSEAKLIEALYQNNMTWLDAHSVEQAKLQLSDNFYYGANGIIFVYPLYELASYAEGMSELNLPYVLVKDLIKPEYLPNLPQYAER; from the coding sequence ATGGTGACCGCATGTCAACCTAAAGCGGATGCACCGAGTGATAAAAAATCAGAAAATGTATCCTCATCGCAACAACAAAAAAATCTCAGTCCTTACATTGAATCAAAAAGCATAGTGCTCACGCCAAAACAGTCGCAGAGCTGTGATGAAGCAGGTTGCACTCGTTATGATTTTCAAACGGTGCAAACCAATCATGCATGGATTAATCAATATTTCTTAGATCGGATTCAAAAAATAGAGCCTCTGGCATTTGAAAATGTGAAAAATGCGACAGCGGAAACGGTGGATGAAAAGCAGTTGAATGAATCTTCGATTGTCGTGCGCTATGTCGGACAAAATCAAAATTTAGCCACTTTTGAACTGCTTACTTATAGTTATAGTGCAGGTGCGGCACATGGGATGTACCATAAGGAATATGTGAATTTTGATTTAAAAAACAAGAAACGTATTGCCTTGCAAGATTTAATCGCTTCGGGTTCAGAAGCGAAATTAATCGAAGCCTTATATCAAAATAATATGACGTGGTTGGACGCGCATTCAGTTGAGCAAGCTAAACTTCAATTAAGCGATAATTTTTATTATGGTGCCAATGGCATTATTTTTGTTTATCCCCTTTATGAACTTGCCTCCTATGCAGAAGGAATGTCTGAGCTGAATTTGCCCTATGTTTTGGTTAAGGATTTGATTAAGCCTGAATATTTACCTAATTTGCCCCAATATGCTGAGCGTTAA
- the serS gene encoding serine--tRNA ligase, which produces MIDPKLLRNSIEAVNAALAKRGVQLNVEEWASLEAQRKEIQSKTESLQAERNAGAKQVGQIKKSGGDASEIMTRMSAIGDEIKAAEVALSQLQAEIEEKSLSIPNLPHESVPEGKDEGDNVEILKWGTPRQFAFEVKDHTDLGEWMGGLEFETATKLTGSRFSVLKGPLARLQRALTQFMLDTHTLKNGYTEAYVPYLVNAESLRGTGQLPKFEEDLFKLQGEKEYYLIPTAEVPVTNFVRDEIIDPERLPLKYAAHTPCFRSEAGSYGRDTRGLIRQHQFDKVEMVQIVKPETSMDALEELTGHAEGILQALGLPYRKVILCGGDMGFGAIKTYDLEVWVPSQNTYREISSCSCMGEFQARRMKARYRADQKKTEFVHTLNGSGLAVGRTLLAVMENYQREDGSIEVPEVLRPYMGGLTYID; this is translated from the coding sequence ATGATTGACCCAAAATTACTCAGAAATAGTATCGAGGCTGTAAATGCAGCTTTAGCAAAACGTGGCGTACAGTTAAACGTGGAAGAGTGGGCGTCATTAGAAGCTCAGCGTAAAGAAATTCAGTCCAAAACCGAAAGCCTACAAGCTGAACGTAATGCTGGTGCAAAACAAGTCGGTCAAATTAAAAAATCAGGTGGCGATGCCTCTGAAATTATGACACGCATGTCCGCGATTGGTGATGAAATTAAAGCTGCTGAAGTTGCTTTGTCACAGCTACAGGCAGAGATTGAAGAGAAGTCATTGTCTATCCCAAACTTACCGCATGAGTCTGTGCCTGAAGGTAAAGATGAAGGTGATAATGTTGAAATTTTGAAATGGGGCACACCGCGTCAGTTTGCGTTCGAAGTGAAAGATCATACTGACTTAGGCGAATGGATGGGCGGTTTGGAGTTTGAAACGGCCACTAAACTCACCGGTTCTCGTTTTAGCGTTTTGAAAGGTCCTTTGGCGCGTCTGCAACGTGCATTGACTCAATTCATGCTGGATACTCATACCTTAAAAAATGGTTATACTGAAGCCTATGTACCTTATCTAGTGAATGCAGAATCACTTCGTGGTACGGGACAGCTCCCTAAATTCGAAGAAGATTTGTTTAAACTTCAAGGTGAAAAAGAATACTACCTCATTCCAACTGCTGAAGTGCCTGTTACTAACTTTGTACGCGATGAGATTATTGACCCTGAGCGTTTACCACTCAAATATGCAGCGCATACACCGTGTTTCCGTAGTGAAGCAGGTTCTTATGGTCGCGATACACGTGGTTTGATTCGTCAGCATCAATTCGACAAAGTTGAGATGGTTCAGATTGTAAAACCTGAGACTTCAATGGATGCGTTAGAAGAATTGACGGGTCATGCAGAAGGTATTTTGCAAGCCTTGGGTCTACCATACCGTAAAGTGATTTTATGTGGCGGCGATATGGGCTTCGGCGCAATCAAAACCTACGATCTTGAAGTTTGGGTGCCAAGCCAAAATACCTATCGTGAGATTTCATCATGTTCATGCATGGGAGAATTCCAAGCCCGTCGTATGAAAGCGCGCTATCGTGCAGATCAAAAGAAAACTGAGTTTGTTCATACTTTAAATGGCTCAGGCTTGGCTGTCGGTCGTACTTTACTTGCGGTGATGGAAAACTATCAACGTGAAGATGGCTCAATTGAAGTGCCAGAAGTACTGCGTCCGTATATGGGTGGTTTGACCTATATCGACTAA